The Eriocheir sinensis breed Jianghai 21 chromosome 21, ASM2467909v1, whole genome shotgun sequence genome includes the window GCAGATCCAAAGGCAGAACCTGAGACCTTGCTGGCACTGGCAGACCCAGAGCCGCGACTGGCAGATCCAAAGGCAGAACCAGAGCTTTGGCTGCCAGATCCAAAGGCAGAACCAGAGCTTTGGCTGCCAGATCCAAAGGCAGAACCTGAGACCTTGCTGGCACTGGCAGACCCAGAGCCGCGACTGGCAGATCCAAAGGCAGAACCAGAGCTTTGGCTGCCAGATCCAAAGGCAGAACCAGAGCTTTGGCTGCCAGATCCAAAGGCAGAACCAGAGCTTTGGCTGCCAGATCCAAAGGCAGAACCTGAGACCTTGCTGGCACTAGCAGACCCAGAGCCGCGACTGGCAGATCCAAAGGCAGAACCAGAGCTTTGGCTGCCAGATCCAAAGGCAGAACCAGAGCTTTGGCTGCCAGATCCAAAGGCAGAACCTGAGACCTTGCTGGCACTGGCAGACCCAGAGCCGCGACTGGCAGATCCAAAGGCAGAACCAGAGCTTTGGCTGCCAGATCCAAAGGCAGAACCAGAGCTTTGGCTGCCAGATCCAAAGGCAGAACCAGAGCTTTGGCTGCCAGATCCAAAGGCAGAACCAGAGCTTTGGCTGCCAGATCCAAAGGCAGAACCTGAGATCTTGCTGGCACTGGCAGAACCAGAGCCGCGGCTGGCAGAACCAAAGGCAGAACCTGATGCCTTGCTGGCACTGGCAGAACCAGAGCTTTGGCTGGCAGATCCAAAGGTAGAGCCGGATGCCTTGCTGGCAGATCCGAAGGCAGATCCAGAGCTCTGGCTAGCAGACACAAATGCAGCATCAGCAGCCTTGCTGGCAGCACcgaaagaagaaccagaaatCTGGCTGACAGACTGAGAGGCCGAACCAGAAGCCTTGCTAGCAAAAGCAGCAGATGAGCCTGAAGAGGCTGAtccagaggacgaggaggaccgTGAGGCCGAACCAGAGGCCTTGCCAGCAAAGGCAGCAGATGAACCGAAAGAGGCTGATCCTGATGACGAGGAGGCACCTGAAGATGAGCCAGAAGCTTTGCTGGCAAAACCTGATGAGGATCCTTGAGCCGAAAAACCAGAAGCTGAGCCCGAGGCACCAAATGAGCCACGTGACCCTGAGCCAgagcttcctctcctttcctctgtgaCGCGGATGGCAGCTTCCTCGGTGTAGGTGCAGGGCCCGTAGACTAGTCCTTCAAGGGTCCTGCTGCCGGGTGTCTTGGAGCCACGTTCACGAACGATCCTATGTCCACAGATGTGACTGGCAGGCCCGGAGGAGACGGCGGCCCTAGTGGAGGAGGATTGTTGAACATTCATAGCCTCAGCGAGTGATTCGGCGAACATAGCGGCGGCGTTCTCTTCGTAGTTCATGGTGTTTGGCTCTTGGTAGTCGTTGTTGACGCCAGAGATGGCAAAGTCAGCGAACCTTCCGATTCCTTTGTCAGAGAAAACGGTGGCCGGAGCAAAGATGTCTGCCTCGACGGGCTTCAGGGCGATGCCGGAGTCTTCCTTCGTCACCTTGACCTATAAAGAAAGCAAAATGTTAAAGACTGTCATACACAATAAAAGACCAAACGTCACACTGTCTCGTCGTATCCAGAAATATGTTGACATAGAGCTTACCATTCTTAGTACGTCACTTATTTAACTTCATGTTTCTCCGCTTTTAATCCTTTATCTGATATGAATCTTGTACTCCAATCTCCCTTTACATAATTATCATTACAATTGTATATCCCAGTGATTTCCACATAACTTCTAATGCACTCCCCTTGTCAGCAATGACCCTTTTTAAAACACAAATCATGCAATTGCTGTTTTCACGAAGCCAATGTCTGCAGTCCTAGAATAAATAcaatcagtgaaaaaaaaaatggcttttTTTCTGAAATGAACATGAAAATTTTGGTTTTAGATGTGAACCTTAGTTGCAGAGAaagtcccttctccttcccccgtACGGGTCTGTTTGTGTCAAGCATGCTTTTATGTACTGTTGTCTGTTTGTGTTGCCTGCCTGGCGTGGCTGGTCAAATGGTGGTCTTGGTAAGTCAAACATGTTGTTATGATCACATGTAACGTGGAAGTGCTGACAGACTAGTGGACAGAAGAAACAGACACAAGACAGATAATTGGAAGGAAAAGACAAGTACAAAACATATAGAGTAAAGTAACGGCAAGACGTAGAATTGAGTTGGATAAACAAATGAGCAAACAAATAGAAACGATACATGCAGACAGAAACATAGAAGAGCAAAAATAAATGGTAGAGTGTAGAAAACATTGACAAACTATTAATAGACAGTTTGTTAGTGACTGATAAGTGTCTACACACTCGAacatagaaagacagaaatagacagacagacagacagaaagacagacggatagatagacatacagattAGGACACagataaaaagacaaaaaggcagagagacagagacagacatttACAGAGACACAAACAAACTAATAAACAAGTCATGAACTGATAACATACTGAACATGTGTGAAACTGTTACAAAGGGAATAAATTATACACCAGACGAAAGTTACTaacaatgaatgaaaaagagactACATACGTAAATCAAACGTAAAAACACAAGTGAAAATAATGTTGTGATTTTAAGCTCTCACTGAAAACAGTCTTTGGGGAATTTTGATTTACTAAATGAATTTGATTATCATGAAGTTGGACAATACAGAAATGAGTGCAAAAGAAATCTGACAATCTTTAAAAAgtcgttattttcatgcaaagTTTATaatatacatttaaaaaaaaaaaagaacctacATAACTTATATATACACGCATTAATACGGAGATAGATAAATGGGTAAGATAACTagataaagatgatgattataaggaggaggaggaggaggaggaggaggaggaggaggaggagcaggaggaggaggaggaggaggaggaggaggaggaggaggaggaggaggaggaggaggaggaggaggaggaggaggagatggagatggaggagaaggaagagaagatggaggaagaagacgaatacTACCCTCATCTTCATCACTAAGGAAGGGAATCAGCAACAGGACTTTGGAGTGACATGGAAAAGGAGACATAAAAGGGGCGAAAACATCAGGAAATGGAGCTGTAAAGTAGAGAGGTTGGTGGCACGGGCCTGAGTGGGTGTACCTGGTAGCCCTTGACAGGATGGGAGGTGTATGTGTAGTTGTAGAAGAAGCCATCTGGCATGAGCATTGTGTACCAGCCGTAGGTGACCCCATCATCCCCGACCCACTCATCGCGGCTCTGGTAATTGGTCGAGGAGGAGTCTTGCACCCGGATGCTGAAGTTGTACGGGTCTGTGCCCTGCCGGGAACATGGCGACACAGGGAGGGCTCTGTTAGGCACGGCTGGCAGGGGTTAGCTCATGTATGCTCCTAAACCCTAACATGTCCAGTGTTTTAGAGATGATATTAATGgcgaactgatataggtctgggCACTGCTGGTTTGAATTGAACCTTCCATGGGGGCTGATGTTTGGTAATGGCTCAATGACAGTTAATCAAGGTATTTGTAGCCAAGTCACAGGACCCCACAGCTGCGACAGCCTGCTATCTTGCTTGCAAAAGTTAAATATGGGTTTCGCATTCAAGTTAAATTTATATAGAATTCGCAAGAATATGGATGTCATATTAACACAATATATTAATGATTAAAGGCAAAGCGAAAAATTAGAATGGAAGAGGCTGAGTTGGCAAACATTTTCTTGTCATTCAAACACGTGATAACGAAGAGATGGAATGGTTTCGATGACACCTATCaaatgtatacatacataacaaagTCTTaacctcacaacacacacacacacacacacacacacacacacacacacacacacaccaggatactctctctctctctctctttaataagaCCTAATCAGCTATGGAGACAAGGGAACAGGGCATTTTGCCAACTGTTATACACAGACAAAGGAACACATTGTGAAAGAAATACTTACACTGCCATCGTCGTCTCTGCCGGACTGTCTCGTTTGGCTGATCTTGACTCCTGATCTCGCTGACTCCTCCCTGAAGGCCTTGAGTTCGGCGAGAAGTTCGGCAGCACTCACTGAGCTGCCGCCTCGGTAAGGTTCCGCCAGTCGGTAAGTGTAGGACTCAGAGGATGAACCTCTGGCGGCTGCGGCTGCTGCAGCGGCTGCGGCGGAAGCTTGTGATCGCTGAGCAGACGCTGAGGTACCATAACCTGAACTTTGACTGgtggaggctgctgctgctgactgTCTCCTTGCTGAAGATGATTCTGCCCTGCTGGAGCTAGCCGATGCCTTCTGACTGGCGCTGACTGAACCTGCCTGACTGGCACGTCCAGATGCTTGACCAAAGGCACCGGCGGATGCTGCCTGACTGGCACTTCCAGAGGCCTGACCAAAGGCACCAGCGGATGCTGCCTGACTGGCTCCGAAAGAAACTCTGCCACTGGCGGATTGACCTGAGGAGGCAGCCTTGCGGCTGGCGCTGAGTGACTCTTGCTTTCTTGACGATTGACTAGAAGCACTGAATGATCCACTACTGCCCGAGGAGCTTCCAGAGGCAGAGGCACCAAATGACCCGCCCTGACGTTGTCCAAAGGCAGCCTGGCTACCTGATGCACCAGCGGCACTTCCAGACGCTTGACCAAAAGTAGAGAACGACGATCCGCCGGTGGCTCCAAATGATGAACTACCTCCCGAAACTCTCCTGCCGGAGCTAGACGAGGCCTGACTAAAACCACTTGATTGACGGCCTCCAGACGACCCCTTCACGATGGTGACGGAGCCGGTAGCTTCGTACTGGTGCTCGGCGGGTACAAAGTGCGAGATGACGGTGGGCTGCCTGTCGCGGCTCTTGACTGAGACTGTCCTCGTCAGAGCCAGGTTGGCTTCAGAGCCTGATGATGCTTTGCGGACAGCTTCAACACGCGGTTTAGGCGAGGCTAAGGAGGCTACGGGGAGGGGAATAGCAGCTGGTCTGAATGAGACCTGAGCCCCTGCAGCAGACCCTGATGCACCTGAAACCCTCCTCGTGGCGCCTTGTGACCCCTTAGCGATGGTGACGGAGCCAGTGGCCTCGTAGCGGTGCTCGGCAGGAACAAAGTGGGAGATGACGGTGGGTATCCTCTCAGGGCTCTTGACGGAGACCGTCCTTGTGAGGGCCAAGTTGGCGGCGGAGGAAGCAGCAGAAGAGAAGGTCTGTGCAGGTCTGCTAATTTTCTTCACCTTAAACTGaacaggggcaggggcaggggcaggggcaggggcagcaGGTTTCACAAACGTGGCCTGTGAAGCAGATGATCCACTCAGGGAACCTCCTCTTGCAGCGTTTTGCGACCCCTTGACGATGGTGACGGAGCCGGTAGCTTCATACCTGTGCTCGGCGGGCACAAAATGGGAGATGACAGTGGGCACCCTCTCGGGGCTCTTGACGGAGACGGTCCTCGTCAGAGCCAGGTTGGAGGCTGAGGAAGAAGCTCCAGAAAACTGGCTGTCTAGTTTAAGCGCGGGAACTGGGGCAGGGCGTCTGGGTTTGGGAGCAGGGGCAGGTCTTGAAACAAACTGAGCCTGGCCACCAGCTGAGCCACTTCCAGAATTCTGTGACCCTTTGACGATGGTGACGGAGCCGGTTGCCTCATATCTGTGTTCTGCTGGCACGAAGTGGGAGATGACAGTTGGCACCCTCTCGGGGCTCTTGACAGAGACGGTCCTCGTCAGGGCCAATTTGgcggcagaagcagcagcagcggcggcggcagcagcagaaCTGGAAGATCCCTGTGAAGACGCACTTAGTTTTCGTTCCACCTTGACCTTGCGGGGGGGCGCTGGAAGGGACACAAACTGAGCCGCTGCGCCAGAGCCAGCAGCCGAACCCCTGGTGGAAGCAGCTGATCCCTTCACGATGGTGACTGACCCTTCAGCGTCATATCTGTGGTCTGCGGGAACGAAGTGGGATATGACAGTGGGCACCCTAACAGGCGTCTTGACCTTTACCGTACGAGTAAGGGCGGCTCCAGAGGCCTTGGAGGCAGGACGCGCGGGTCCACTTGGCACAGCGGGTTGCACTTGTTGAGTGACTGCTGGAGGTCCGTAGGTTCGCTGGACTGGCCTGCTGGCCTCCGCGGACTCCGGGGCGATAAGCACGCTCCCAGTGGCCTCATATCTGTGGTCCGCGGGGGTGAAGTGGGAGATGACGCTGGATCTTCGTTCGGGAGACTTGACAGACACAGTGCGGGCAATGACCTGAGGAGAGGAGGGCGATGAGGCACCTCGACAGACTCTGCTTGCTTTGTTAAAAAACCAGTTGGGCAGACTGGTGGTCTCTATCAAATACCACAGCCATTATGCAGCAGAAGCGGTGACACCAAATAAGCGGATCTGGAGCCtattttcttcgtgtgtgtgtgtgtgtgtgtgtgtgtgtgtgtgtgtgtgtgtgtgtgtgtgtgtgtgtgtgtgttttatatatatatatatatatatatatatatatatatatatatatatatatatatatatatatatatatatatatatatatatatatatatgatttacttCGTTCCAAAGCATGAAAAAATATCAATATTTAGCAAAAAATATCATTTGACAATGTAAAGTTAATTAAAATATATGATATATGAAATGCATAAATATCAACAAAAGGTCTTAACtaacaataaaatgaaaactaACTACAGAAATAGTAACAAATTATTTTGAACACTGAATATTGAGTTAAGTGAGGAAAGCCTTCCTACTTAATTTTGTTAAGTCACGCTTAAAGAGAAGCGTAAAGGACGATCAAGGTATCGCAATGGCAGGAGGTTGTTCTTGGTTCACCTGTGCCTCAAGAACTTCCCCTCCGTGCCGGACTTACCTCCCCTTTGTCGCCCAGGACGCACGCGGCCGCGGCCACCAGCAGGAAGGTGAcctgaggagaaaaaaatatggttaGTGTTGCCTGAATCCCTCCTTCAGAGCTTGTTGCATTTCATTTTTAGTCTTTGCTCAGCCAGCTTATGCCCAAAGCGTAAGCCAACGTGCCTGGGTACTCGTATCGGTCTCGATCACATTACAATCATACAAACCAACCAtttctctgttttcatttctctataagcggagacaaagacaaagaaggCAAGGTTTCCTCCTTACcaaagaacaagagcaaaagtAAGGATGGAAAAGGTAAATACGAATCATATTACACACATCCGAGTCTCTATTCATAAGAGCAATAACAAGTAAGGAGAGACGCAAGTAAGCAGCACTTTTTAAGACAAATCAACAACACACTAACAgtaaagcagtaaaaaaaaaaaaaaacagacaacaaCCCTTTCTCCACGTCTACCTGCATTAGAGAGTGTGTATACCAGCGCGGGACAAGACAAGTAGTGCGTGCTAATGCGACGACTAAGGCCACACGTCTTGCTACGGGGGTAAGAGACGGCACACCTGCTTCCCAGACAATTACCTTAACGAACTCATGCATCCccgtcccccccgcccccccgcgtGTGTGCTCTACCAACACGGCAATAACGTACAAGGCATAAAGCGGCATGCAGTGTATAATATTTAATGGAGGTGCGAGGAGCCTAAGTGATGCTGTGGGAGAGAACAGGTGAGTGAGAGcacaaagaaatgaaaagggagatgaagagttgTACGAGGTTTTATAGAAGGCTTGATCGTAAAAGagtaaaagtagagaaagaaaggacgacAGGGCTGGAAAGCAACTGGAATGTATGCCAACACAGGAAATACAGAGAAATGCTACAAAAGTGTCCAAAATCAAGCGGGTCAAGATATGGGAAGAATGGAAGACAAAAAATTAGAAAGAATGAGCTACTGCAGAAGAGGGTGCagacaaaggggaaaaaaaatagggaggaaaCAACGAGAATAAAAATAAGGTATACAGAAACGAAGAATTAATATAAGGAGGAATAAAtgtaaggagaagggagaaaacagCACCAGACCATATATGAAGCCAAGGAAaggcgagaggagagaaagagataatgggAGAGAAGTAAAGTAAGGCGAGATATGGAggctggagaggaggagagaagataaggggtggcaggaagtggagagagaaatgGGTGTAACGGAGGGAAATACgggaggcgagggggggggggggggttaagagcagagagagagagagagagagagagagagagagagagagagagagagagagagagagagagagagagagagagagagagagagagagagagagagagatgagacaaaTCCTTTACACCCACGTTAAACAATAGTATTAtgagtacctcctcctcctcctcctcctcctcctcctcctcctcctcctcctcctctttctcatcgccAACATCTCTCAACCGTCGCCAAAACCATTAAAAACGACCTACACAAACGACGACCATTAACTTCAAGACAACCTTACAAACGACGCCGAGAACAaaagccgtctctctctctctctctctctctctctctctctctctctctctctctctctctctctctcactctctctctttcacactctcactctttcacactctcactctttcacactctcactctttcactctttcactctttcacacacactcacactcacactcacactcacactcacactccatCCTAAAGCGTCAAGAATTTccgcatctctccctctctctccctcttttttttttttttctccctctctctccccctcccaaaGCGTCAAGAGTTTCCGCATCTTCCCGTAAAAAGACGTGCTCGATCTAGCGTCCTTTTTACAGGCAGAGAGATCGAGGTGTGACGGAAGAGTATGGT containing:
- the LOC127001563 gene encoding uncharacterized transmembrane protein DDB_G0289901-like isoform X27, giving the protein MRMQVTFLLVAAAACVLGDKGEVIARTVSVKSPERRSSVISHFTPADHRYEATGSVLIAPESAEASRPVQRTYGPPAVTQQVQPAVPSGPARPASKASGAALTRTVKVKTPVRVPTVISHFVPADHRYDAEGSVTIVKGSAASTRGSAAGSGAAAQFVSLPAPPRKVKVERKLSASSQGSSSSAAAAAAAAASAAKLALTRTVSVKSPERVPTVISHFVPAEHRYEATGSVTIVKGSQNSGSGSAGGQAQFVSRPAPAPKPRRPAPVPALKLDSQFSGASSSASNLALTRTVSVKSPERVPTVISHFVPAEHRYEATGSVTIVKGSQNAARGGSLSGSSASQATFVKPAAPAPAPAPAPVQFKVKKISRPAQTFSSAASSAANLALTRTVSVKSPERIPTVISHFVPAEHRYEATGSVTIAKGSQGATRRVSGASGSAAGAQVSFRPAAIPLPVASLASPKPRVEAVRKASSGSEANLALTRTVSVKSRDRQPTVISHFVPAEHQYEATGSVTIVKGSSGGRQSSGFSQASSSSGRRVSGGSSSFGATGGSSFSTFGQASGSAAGASGSQAAFGQRQGGSFGASASGSSSGSSGSFSASSQSSRKQESLSASRKAASSGQSASGRVSFGASQAASAGAFGQASGSASQAASAGAFGQASGRASQAGSVSASQKASASSSRAESSSARRQSAAAASTSQSSGYGTSASAQRSQASAAAAAAAAAARGSSSESYTYRLAEPYRGGSSVSAAELLAELKAFREESARSGVKISQTRQSGRDDDGSGTDPYNFSIRVQDSSSTNYQSRDEWVGDDGVTYGWYTMLMPDGFFYNYTYTSHPVKGYQVKVTKEDSGIALKPVEADIFAPATVFSDKGIGRFADFAISGVNNDYQEPNTMNYEENAAAMFAESLAEAMNVQQSSSTRAAVSSGPASHICGHRIVRERGSKTPGSRTLEGLVYGPCTYTEEAAIRVTEERRGSSGSGSRGSFGASGSASGFSAQGSSSGFASKASGSSSGASSSSGSASFGSSAAFAGKASGSASRSSSSSGSASSGSSAAFASKASGSASQSVSQISGSSFGAASKAADAAFVSASQSSGSAFGSASKASGSTFGSASQSSGSASASKASGSAFGSASRGSGSASASKISGSAFGSGSQSSGSAFGSGSQSSGSAFGSGSQSSGSAFGSGSQSSGSAFGSASRGSGSASASKVSGSAFGSGSQSSGSAFGSGSQSSGSAFGSGSQSSGSAFGSASRGSGSASASKVSGSAFGSASQSSGSAFGSASRGSGSASASKVSGSTSGSASRKVSSGSSGAGSSFFQSLGSSGSLSSSGSSGAQFFGSAGASRSGSSEESGSGRYSSGFTFQTSSSPSSSEEKSGESSSKFQSSSSSFSSGFSSSSRSGGGGSGGSLTRTVSVKSPVRHSSVISHFVPADHVYDASAGVTLGSSSVRQSSTPSRAVFVSAKSGESAAAARKAAEAALAAASRSAASRASNLALTRTVAVKSPERHTNVISHFVPAEHRYEAVGSVTIRRDSEQSTASVSPVRTFTVKSSPAPAPAKAPVRAPAPAPARGYGTPSRSASPSNLSLTRTVSVKSPERKSSVISHFTPAEHKYEATGSVTINQSSA
- the LOC127001563 gene encoding hornerin-like isoform X9; this encodes MRMQVTFLLVAAAACVLGDKGEVIARTVSVKSPERRSSVISHFTPADHRYEATGSVLIAPESAEASRPVQRTYGPPAVTQQVQPAVPSGPARPASKASGAALTRTVKVKTPVRVPTVISHFVPADHRYDAEGSVTIVKGSAASTRGSAAGSGAAAQFVSLPAPPRKVKVERKLSASSQGSSSSAAAAAAAAASAAKLALTRTVSVKSPERVPTVISHFVPAEHRYEATGSVTIVKGSQNSGSGSAGGQAQFVSRPAPAPKPRRPAPVPALKLDSQFSGASSSASNLALTRTVSVKSPERVPTVISHFVPAEHRYEATGSVTIVKGSQNAARGGSLSGSSASQATFVKPAAPAPAPAPAPVQFKVKKISRPAQTFSSAASSAANLALTRTVSVKSPERIPTVISHFVPAEHRYEATGSVTIAKGSQGATRRVSGASGSAAGAQVSFRPAAIPLPVASLASPKPRVEAVRKASSGSEANLALTRTVSVKSRDRQPTVISHFVPAEHQYEATGSVTIVKGSSGGRQSSGFSQASSSSGRRVSGGSSSFGATGGSSFSTFGQASGSAAGASGSQAAFGQRQGGSFGASASGSSSGSSGSFSASSQSSRKQESLSASRKAASSGQSASGRVSFGASQAASAGAFGQASGSASQAASAGAFGQASGRASQAGSVSASQKASASSSRAESSSARRQSAAAASTSQSSGYGTSASAQRSQASAAAAAAAAAARGSSSESYTYRLAEPYRGGSSVSAAELLAELKAFREESARSGVKISQTRQSGRDDDGSGTDPYNFSIRVQDSSSTNYQSRDEWVGDDGVTYGWYTMLMPDGFFYNYTYTSHPVKGYQVKVTKEDSGIALKPVEADIFAPATVFSDKGIGRFADFAISGVNNDYQEPNTMNYEENAAAMFAESLAEAMNVQQSSSTRAAVSSGPASHICGHRIVRERGSKTPGSRTLEGLVYGPCTYTEEAAIRVTEERRGSSGSGSRGSFGASGSASGFSAQGSSSGFASKASGSSSGASSSSGSASFGSSAAFAGKASGSASRSSSSSGSASSGSSAAFASKASGSASQSVSQISGSSFGAASKAADAAFVSASQSSGSAFGSASKASGSTFGSASQSSGSASASKASGSAFGSASRGSGSASASKISGSAFGSGSQSSGSAFGSGSQSSGSAFGSGSQSSGSAFGSGSQSSGSAFGSGSQSSGSAFGSGSQSSGSAFGSGSQSSGSAFGSGSQSSGSAFGSGSQSSGSAFGSASRGSGSASASKVSGSAFGSGSQSSGSAFGSGSQSSGSAFGSASRGSGSASASKVSGSAFGSASQSSGSAFGSASRGSGSASASKVSGSTSGSASRKVSSGSSGAGSSFFQSLGSSGSLSSSGSSGAQFFGSAGASRSGSSEESGSGRYSSGFTFQTSSSPSSSEEKSGESSSKFQSSSSSFSSGFSSSSRSGGGGSGGSLTRTVSVKSPVRHSSVISHFVPADHVYDASAGVTLGSSSVRQSSTPSRAVFVSAKSGESAAAARKAAEAALAAASRSAASRASNLALTRTVAVKSPERHTNVISHFVPAEHRYEAVGSVTIRRDSEQSTASVSPVRTFTVKSSPAPAPAKAPVRAPAPAPARGYGTPSRSASPSNLSLTRTVSVKSPERKSSVISHFTPAEHKYEATGSVTINQSSA
- the LOC127001563 gene encoding uncharacterized transmembrane protein DDB_G0289901-like isoform X15, translating into MRMQVTFLLVAAAACVLGDKGEVIARTVSVKSPERRSSVISHFTPADHRYEATGSVLIAPESAEASRPVQRTYGPPAVTQQVQPAVPSGPARPASKASGAALTRTVKVKTPVRVPTVISHFVPADHRYDAEGSVTIVKGSAASTRGSAAGSGAAAQFVSLPAPPRKVKVERKLSASSQGSSSSAAAAAAAAASAAKLALTRTVSVKSPERVPTVISHFVPAEHRYEATGSVTIVKGSQNSGSGSAGGQAQFVSRPAPAPKPRRPAPVPALKLDSQFSGASSSASNLALTRTVSVKSPERVPTVISHFVPAEHRYEATGSVTIVKGSQNAARGGSLSGSSASQATFVKPAAPAPAPAPAPVQFKVKKISRPAQTFSSAASSAANLALTRTVSVKSPERIPTVISHFVPAEHRYEATGSVTIAKGSQGATRRVSGASGSAAGAQVSFRPAAIPLPVASLASPKPRVEAVRKASSGSEANLALTRTVSVKSRDRQPTVISHFVPAEHQYEATGSVTIVKGSSGGRQSSGFSQASSSSGRRVSGGSSSFGATGGSSFSTFGQASGSAAGASGSQAAFGQRQGGSFGASASGSSSGSSGSFSASSQSSRKQESLSASRKAASSGQSASGRVSFGASQAASAGAFGQASGSASQAASAGAFGQASGRASQAGSVSASQKASASSSRAESSSARRQSAAAASTSQSSGYGTSASAQRSQASAAAAAAAAAARGSSSESYTYRLAEPYRGGSSVSAAELLAELKAFREESARSGVKISQTRQSGRDDDGSGTDPYNFSIRVQDSSSTNYQSRDEWVGDDGVTYGWYTMLMPDGFFYNYTYTSHPVKGYQVKVTKEDSGIALKPVEADIFAPATVFSDKGIGRFADFAISGVNNDYQEPNTMNYEENAAAMFAESLAEAMNVQQSSSTRAAVSSGPASHICGHRIVRERGSKTPGSRTLEGLVYGPCTYTEEAAIRVTEERRGSSGSGSRGSFGASGSASGFSAQGSSSGFASKASGSSSGASSSSGSASFGSSAAFAGKASGSASRSSSSSGSASSGSSAAFASKASGSASQSVSQISGSSFGAASKAADAAFVSASQSSGSAFGSASKASGSTFGSASQSSGSASASKASGSAFGSASRGSGSASASKISGSAFGSGSQSSGSAFGSGSQSSGSAFGSGSQSSGSAFGSGSQSSGSAFGSGSQSSGSAFGSGSQSSGSAFGSGSQSSGSAFGSGSQSSGSAFGSASRGSGSASASKVSGSAFGSGSQSSGSAFGSGSQSSGSAFGSASRGSGSASASKVSGSAFGSASQSSGSAFGSASRGSGSASASKVSGSTSGSASRKVSSGSSGAGSSFFQSLGSSGSLSSSGSSGAQFFGSAGASRSGSSEESGSGRYSSGFTFQTSSSPSSSEEKSGESSSKFQSSSSSFSSGFSSSSRSGGGGSGGSLTRTVSVKSPVRHSSVISHFVPADHVYDASAGVTLGSSSVRQSSTPSRAVFVSAKSGESAAAARKAAEAALAAASRSAASRASNLALTRTVAVKSPERHTNVISHFVPAEHRYEAVGSVTIRRDSEQSTASVSPVRTFTVKSSPAPAPAKAPVRAPAPAPARGYGTPSRSASPSNLSLTRTVSVKSPERKSSVISHFTPAEHKYEATGSVTINQSSA
- the LOC127001563 gene encoding mucin-19-like isoform X39, whose translation is MRMQVTFLLVAAAACVLGDKGEVIARTVSVKSPERRSSVISHFTPADHRYEATGSVLIAPESAEASRPVQRTYGPPAVTQQVQPAVPSGPARPASKASGAALTRTVKVKTPVRVPTVISHFVPADHRYDAEGSVTIVKGSAASTRGSAAGSGAAAQFVSLPAPPRKVKVERKLSASSQGSSSSAAAAAAAAASAAKLALTRTVSVKSPERVPTVISHFVPAEHRYEATGSVTIVKGSQNSGSGSAGGQAQFVSRPAPAPKPRRPAPVPALKLDSQFSGASSSASNLALTRTVSVKSPERVPTVISHFVPAEHRYEATGSVTIVKGSQNAARGGSLSGSSASQATFVKPAAPAPAPAPAPVQFKVKKISRPAQTFSSAASSAANLALTRTVSVKSPERIPTVISHFVPAEHRYEATGSVTIAKGSQGATRRVSGASGSAAGAQVSFRPAAIPLPVASLASPKPRVEAVRKASSGSEANLALTRTVSVKSRDRQPTVISHFVPAEHQYEATGSVTIVKGSSGGRQSSGFSQASSSSGRRVSGGSSSFGATGGSSFSTFGQASGSAAGASGSQAAFGQRQGGSFGASASGSSSGSSGSFSASSQSSRKQESLSASRKAASSGQSASGRVSFGASQAASAGAFGQASGSASQAASAGAFGQASGRASQAGSVSASQKASASSSRAESSSARRQSAAAASTSQSSGYGTSASAQRSQASAAAAAAAAAARGSSSESYTYRLAEPYRGGSSVSAAELLAELKAFREESARSGVKISQTRQSGRDDDGSGTDPYNFSIRVQDSSSTNYQSRDEWVGDDGVTYGWYTMLMPDGFFYNYTYTSHPVKGYQVKVTKEDSGIALKPVEADIFAPATVFSDKGIGRFADFAISGVNNDYQEPNTMNYEENAAAMFAESLAEAMNVQQSSSTRAAVSSGPASHICGHRIVRERGSKTPGSRTLEGLVYGPCTYTEEAAIRVTEERRGSSGSGSRGSFGASGSASGFSAQGSSSGFASKASGSSSGASSSSGSASFGSSAAFAGKASGSASRSSSSSGSASSGSSAAFASKASGSASQSVSQISGSSFGAASKAADAAFVSASQSSGSAFGSASKASGSTFGSASQSSGSASASKASGSAFGSASRGSGSASASKISGSAFGSGSQSSGSAFGSGSQSSGSAFGSGSQSSGSAFGSASRGSGSASASKVSGSAFGSGSQSSGSAFGSGSQSSGSAFGSASRGSGSASASKVSGSAFGSASQSSGSAFGSASRGSGSASASKVSGSTSGSASRKVSSGSSGAGSSFFQSLGSSGSLSSSGSSGAQFFGSAGASRSGSSEESGSGRYSSGFTFQTSSSPSSSEEKSGESSSKFQSSSSSFSSGFSSSSRSGGGGSGGSLTRTVSVKSPVRHSSVISHFVPADHVYDASAGVTLGSSSVRQSSTPSRAVFVSAKSGESAAAARKAAEAALAAASRSAASRASNLALTRTVAVKSPERHTNVISHFVPAEHRYEAVGSVTIRRDSEQSTASVSPVRTFTVKSSPAPAPAKAPVRAPAPAPARGYGTPSRSASPSNLSLTRTVSVKSPERKSSVISHFTPAEHKYEATGSVTINQSSA